From a region of the Nonlabens dokdonensis DSW-6 genome:
- the ctlX gene encoding citrulline utilization hydrolase CtlX: MKQITDTVFMVRPTQFRLNEQTAVNNYYQDDGVKILDQNQKAQDEFDAFAKALQQKGINVIIISDDDKNDTPDSIFPNNWISTHQNGDVALYPMFAENRRLERRPEVLNRIEEEGFKIENIVDYTSAEDEGFFLEGTGSLLLDRVNKKAYCSISPRADEELMIEFCEDFEFTPVIFTAYQTVEEKRLPIYHTNVMMALGENYAVICLDCIDDKKERKNVLKHLKEDGKEVITITEAQVNSFAGNMMQVHNSNGDRLLVMSDQAYNSLHPDQITKLEKYNEIIHPSISTIETLGGGSVRCMMAEVFLPKN, translated from the coding sequence ATGAAACAAATTACCGATACCGTTTTTATGGTGCGTCCTACTCAGTTCCGTTTGAACGAGCAAACTGCTGTTAATAATTATTATCAAGACGATGGCGTTAAGATCTTAGATCAAAATCAAAAAGCGCAAGATGAGTTTGACGCTTTCGCGAAAGCGTTACAACAAAAAGGCATCAATGTTATTATCATATCTGATGATGATAAAAATGATACACCAGATTCTATTTTCCCAAACAACTGGATTTCTACGCACCAAAATGGTGATGTGGCATTATATCCAATGTTTGCCGAAAACAGGCGTTTAGAAAGAAGACCAGAAGTACTCAATAGAATCGAAGAAGAAGGTTTTAAAATTGAAAATATAGTAGATTATACAAGTGCCGAAGATGAAGGTTTTTTCTTAGAAGGAACAGGTAGTTTACTTCTTGATCGTGTGAACAAAAAGGCTTATTGCAGTATTTCACCACGCGCAGATGAAGAACTCATGATCGAGTTTTGTGAAGACTTTGAGTTTACACCAGTAATTTTTACCGCATATCAAACAGTAGAAGAGAAGCGATTACCTATTTATCATACAAACGTTATGATGGCTCTAGGCGAGAATTATGCTGTAATCTGTCTGGACTGTATCGATGACAAAAAGGAGCGTAAAAACGTTCTAAAACATCTAAAGGAAGATGGTAAAGAGGTGATTACTATTACCGAAGCTCAAGTCAACTCATTTGCTGGAAATATGATGCAAGTTCATAATTCAAATGGCGATCGTTTACTAGTAATGAGTGACCAAGCCTATAATTCTTTGCATCCAGATCAAATAACTAAGCTTGAGAAATACAACGAGATCATCCATCCATCTATTTCTACGATAGAAACCTTAGGTGGCGGCTCTGTAAGATGTATGATGGCTGAGGTGTTTTTGCCTAAGAACTGA
- a CDS encoding dimethylarginine dimethylaminohydrolase family protein, whose amino-acid sequence MNRLNLNVSDETSRLRAVILGTAASNGPVPAVEDAYDPKSRKYILAGEYPTNEDMMEEMAAVNAVLEKYNVKVYRPKHIEDCNQIFARDIGFVIDNTFVKANILPDREEEIEAIQYVIDQINPDQVIRPPEEVHIEGGDVMLHGDYIFVGTYRGEDYADYIIARTNVEAIDWLKETFPNKKVVSFNLRKDNLDPYNNALHLDCCFQPVGKNKCIIHKNGFLQEEEYQYLVDFFGKENCFEITQEEMYAMNSNIFSIAPDVVISEKNFTRLNTWLRGQGITVEEVPYAEISKQEGLLRCSTLPLIRD is encoded by the coding sequence ATGAATAGACTTAATCTTAACGTAAGTGACGAGACCTCGCGATTACGTGCGGTCATTTTAGGTACAGCAGCTAGTAATGGTCCGGTTCCAGCTGTAGAAGATGCTTATGATCCAAAATCTCGCAAATACATCCTGGCAGGAGAATACCCTACAAATGAGGACATGATGGAAGAAATGGCTGCAGTAAATGCAGTTCTAGAGAAATATAATGTAAAAGTATATCGTCCCAAACACATAGAAGATTGCAACCAGATTTTTGCTAGAGACATAGGCTTTGTAATTGATAATACTTTTGTAAAGGCAAATATCCTTCCAGATAGAGAAGAGGAGATAGAGGCAATTCAATACGTGATTGATCAAATAAATCCTGATCAAGTAATTCGTCCACCAGAAGAAGTTCATATTGAAGGTGGCGATGTGATGCTTCATGGCGACTATATTTTTGTAGGAACTTATAGAGGTGAAGATTATGCAGATTATATCATTGCGCGCACTAACGTAGAAGCCATAGACTGGTTAAAAGAAACCTTTCCCAATAAAAAAGTCGTTTCTTTTAATTTGAGAAAAGACAACCTAGATCCTTATAACAATGCGCTACACTTGGATTGCTGTTTCCAGCCCGTAGGAAAGAATAAATGCATTATTCATAAAAATGGTTTCTTACAAGAAGAAGAGTACCAGTATTTGGTAGACTTTTTTGGAAAGGAAAACTGTTTTGAGATTACACAGGAAGAGATGTATGCTATGAATTCTAACATCTTTTCTATTGCACCAGATGTAGTAATTTCAGAAAAGAATTTTACCAGATTAAACACTTGGCTGCGTGGTCAAGGAATTACCGTAGAAGAAGTTCCTTATGCTGAAATTTCTAAGCAAGAAGGCCTTCTTAGATGTTCTACACTTCCCTTAATTAGAGATTAA